In the genome of Hevea brasiliensis isolate MT/VB/25A 57/8 chromosome 14, ASM3005281v1, whole genome shotgun sequence, the window GATCCAAGGTTTATATCTCGATTTTGGCCTAGTTTGTAAAATGCTTTAGGAACTAAAATGAAGTTTAATACTTCCTTCCATCTATAAACAGACGGTCAATCTGAACGAACTATTCAGACTTTAGAAGATATGCTTAGGGCATGTGTAATAGAGTTTAAGGGAAGTTAGGAGAAGTATGTATCTTTGATAaaatttgcttataataacagttatcatgcTAGTCTTGAAATGGCTccttatgaagcattgtatggaaggaaatgtagaaccccggtgTGTTGGACTGAAGTAGGGGAAAGAAAACTAGAGGGTCCAGAAATGGTACAACAAACTATGGATAAAATCCAAGTGATAAAGAGTAGGTTAAAAGCAACATAAGATATGCAAAAGAGTCATGCAGATTTTaatagaagagatattgagtacaatGTTGGTGATAAGGTATTCTTAAAGATTTCTCCTTGGAAGGAAATTGTACGCTTTGGTAAGGAAAGTTAAGTCCTGGGTTTATAGGGCCTTATGAGATTATAGAGAGGATCAGACTAGTTGCTTATCGcttagctttacctccagagttatCACAAATCCATGATGTCTTTCATGTATCCATGTTAAGAAGATACAGAAGTGACCCTTCTCATATTCTCCAAAAGCAACCTATTGAGTTAAGAGAAGATctaacatatgaggaagaaccagtAGAGGTCATTGATAGAGAAGAGAAAGTCTTGAGAAACAAAGCAATTCCTTTTGTTAAAATTCATTGGAGCAATCATTCAAAGAAAGAAGCtaattgggaaagagaaaaggatATGCGGGCTTAGTAACCACACTTGTTTGTGCTGCCAGGTATGTAAATTTCGagtatgaaaattttttttagagGAGGAAATTGTAAGACCCAGCCAAGAGCCCAGCCCATGAAACCAAAGTAGAGGGCCCATGAAAACATAACTCTAGAAGttgtatttatatatgtatatatacatgtgtgtgtgtgtgtgtgtgtgtaaaaaaaaaaaaaagacagaaCAGAACAGGGCAGTCAGGTAGCAGAACAGGGGAGGAGAAAATCACACACTCCATAGCCAAATTTCACTTTGATCCCTCAATTTTCAACCCAAACTTCTTCCTCATCCTTTCTTTTACATCCAAATCACTCAATTATACCCATAAATCCATAAAAACCTTAGCTAAAACTCATTTCTTCCCACAATAGCACAAATTAAGTTTTAATAGGTAagttcttcttccttttttttcttgtgAAATATTAAGCGTAAATTAACTtcctttattatttaattgtgatTTCTATGGAAAATGAAATTGAGGGAGGCAAGTTTAGGATAAAGATTTGTGGTAAAGTTGATATTGAAGTAAGGGTTTCTATGGATTAATTTCAAGGAAATTCATAGCtataatatatatacacatatattagGTATTTTTAAGAGGTGAATATCAagaattaattttcaattatgaGAATTTAATTTAGGTTCTTTAAGTTCTAAATATTTAGTTGAGAGTAAAGAAATTTCATATATATGTCCTAGGATTTGTTGTGTAAGCTTAACATTAATTTTAATTCCAATTTAGATATATTATTTTAAGAATGAGTTAAGGGAttgaagttattattattatgttgctAAATTCTATTTTAAAGAATAGAATTGATAGGAATTATAAGGGAAGTGAATGGAAATATTATGAATGAGTAAATTTGTGATGGATGGTCAAGCTACTAATGGTTTTGATAATTGTTGGGTATATTAAATCTTAACTAGAAACATGCAAGAAATTTAGCATGTTGTGTACATAGAAATAAATAGAGTTAAATATTATATCTTTAGTATCATTAAAAGTTATAagctagtaaaaaattttaagtgTCGTTAGAAATAGGAAAATTTGTGAGTGGAGGGATGGATTTAAGTTTTATATCTAAATTGCTAGGTGGATAATGAATTGTTTAAATTATGATGTGATTATTGTGGAgctattaatggagattaattataattaaattagcaAGAATTTTGATGTAGTAAAAGGAAGAAATTTTAGAATGAAATGCTAAAGGAGAAAGAAATATTTATCAAATGGAggagaaataaatgaaaaaaaaatatgaaatttattatattatttagtgTAGGCCATAGATAgacattttaaattatttgtaaatgtGTTGTAATTGGCTAGGTTCTTGAAATTTTGGAAGACATTCAATTTATACCGAAATGCcaccaaatttttttttaattttagataaataaattatgcattttaccctcaccttttttttttaattttaaataaataaattatacatTTCACCATCACCTTTTTCATCTTGAGgatttaaaaattctttttcttaATGTATTACTTCCATACACTTTTAGGAAATGACCCAGCTAGCATTGTAGATACTAGAAGTGTTCCAGCAGTCTAGGCTTCATTAGTCTTCTGTACAAGTgagtaaaaaaatatttaacacTGGTAACTTTTAttcaatatatatttatgtatgttatttttCTTCATACAAAAATGAGAATAGATAATGatacttatatatttatttattaaatgacATGAGATTTATAAGCACAGCTGAATAAATTATCGAATACACTCAATATATACACCAAATAGATAACACTTCTGACGGATGATATAATTTCAACTCGGCTTATATTTATACTGTCTTTGGGACAACCTTTTATAATGGAACAAATTCTACAGAACAAAAGCCAAAGGTTTAGAAAGCTGAGAGCTGCATCAAATTCTGCAGAAAAGTCGCACACAAAAGCCTCCAAGCGCGAAATCTGCAACAAAGAGGAGATGTACAAGATGAGATCAAGCAGCACAGCTAGAAACTTATGTTGATTTGAACTCTTAAATCGCTATAGGACCGGATGTGATGAGTTCTCCGATCAATATAATATGCAGTTTAATTGAAGAATTTTCGTGAAATCAAGTAGTACTTATTAATGGTTGTTATGATGCTTTAAATTTAAAAGAGAaattttattgtaaattttattaATGGTTATTATGATTTCAAACCTTGTGAATGTAATGTATTCATGTGGAAAGATAAtgtaaaaatgaaattcaacagtAAAAATAAGAGAGTAAGGCAACATAATATATTAGTTTAGCAATGATACCCATCAATATGAGTGAACACTGGACCGAGTAATTTGACAAAGTTCAGGTTGCATAAGAAGAATATGGAACAAAAGATACTGTTTAATTTCTAATCTTTAAACACTTAATGAGACTCTGCTGTGGTGGTAGTGCTGCAAAAGATTACGAGTACTTTTTaagagtaaataaattatattaaaaaaaaaaagagtaaataaattatgagaaattcCTTTACCTGTTGTAAGGTGTTTGGTCTCGTTTCAATTTTAGGGGAGAAGGTTCTTCTTCCTCATCTTCTTGATTTCTGCTACTCCTTTTATCTCTGCAGACAGTCGTCTCGAAATATAGGAAGTACCCCACACTTAATTATAGCCTCGAAATTATGTTGTGGCTTGAGTGAAAAACGTTCAATGAAGAACTGAAATGAGGCCTCAACGAAACTGTCTTCCATGTCGAACAATTCATTCCAAAGGTACACATGTTCTGATTCTAACAGATTAGTCATCCAAGTATACTGGAAACTGAACTTGGAATTTTTACTGTTGTGTCCAGATTTATCAATGAATTGGGCTTCGCAAATAAACCTAACATGATAACCATAATGATTTTTGGGATAAAAAACAAGGCATAAAGAAACACCAATCAAGTTAGGCTGATCTAGTGTGAATGAAAGAGAAGATCCACTCTGTTTCTTATATCTCATCCTTTGAGGCACTTCATCCCCGTGAACACACAAACGAACAATCTGTACCatgaaaattataaattattttatgaaaaaaaataaaataaaaacttatCGTGATGATCCTGAGAAATGAAAGCATACCTTGTGTTTCAACAGATGCGTTTCCAATACATCCTCCATCACTTTCTCCTTATCCAAACTGATGCAATTACTAAAGTCAAGAAAAATTTCAATTCGATCTTCTTCTTCGTGTTCTGCGAAAAGGAAAGAAGATACAGATTCCAGAGATGTGCAATTCCGTAAAGACAAATCTTCTAAGCATGATGGAAGCTCTGGTAAACATTTGAGTCTCTTGCAACCAGATAAGTAAAGCAGTTTAAACTTAGTTGTTTAATGCTTGCAGGTATGCTCTCAAAATTGTTTTCAATTAAACTTAAGGATCTCAATGAGACTAAAAGCCCAAGACTGCCGGGAATATCTAATATACCACGGTTACCTAATTCCATATCCTGTAAACAGGATAAACCTGTCAAAGGAGGCAATGTCAAACCTTTGCAGCCTTCACACTTTAAGGAAACCAAATTTTCCAATTGATTGATGGAGGACGGTATTACCTTTATTCCACTGTCAAGTATATCAAGGGTCTCTAGAAATTCTAAATCCCCTATGTTCTCTGGCAATTCAGTGACATTCAAACAATCTGACATCCTAAGGAGTGTAAGAGATTTCAGATTGCAGATGCTTTGGGGAATACTATGCAGTTTTGAGCATCTCATTAGATTAATTTCTTTTAGACATTTTAACTCGCCAATGCTGCTAGGAATCTCAATCAAGCTTCTGCATTCGCTCAAACGTAAAACCTCAAGATTTGGGAATCTAGACAAGTCTGGAACTCTGGTCAGCTCCAAAGAGTTGCTGaggtttaaaagtttcaaatttccAAGAGCCTGCGAtgaaaatatcaataaaattagCAGATGCTAATTAACTTCACAAAATGTAACTAAATTTTATATAGCAGCACAATTACTCTTGCCTCATCTCCATTCCAAAGATCTGTGAGGTTGCTCCTGGGCATGTGGAGTTCCACAAGATATTTTGTGCAACACTTCAATGGCAAATAATTCAAAGGGTATCTATCCCAATAAAGATATCTTAGCTCTTCTGGTAGAAATTCAAGGCCTCCAGGAAGCTGCAATTGTCCATGcagttgtcaagtctgtgagtaaaatattaattttaattgtaatttcactattattatatgttcaagcatgcccatgcatcacttatatgcatatatctatgtagataaactttaggcacgatttatgttgcattcataactgtgaaagtgccatgtatgttgttgtggtaatttggagcagtgtgcgtgcgttagcgtgcgtgtgatgtggtgtgaacTATGGATAGGatgagtagacacggcttgagatcttcgctgggacccggtccttcggggtagacacggcttgagttcttcgctgggaccccgatttggttattaagtggaagtccgagctgagttcttcgctggcacagttgaaattaagagagctgtataggggatcagctccctatatattatgattgatattactgggtgcgtgagtgctccaaattacctttttgatgttatgatgtgaaattattgctggtgttgcatttcactctacaggatgcattagttttagatagttatagagattatggttaaaattgatattttactctctgagtcgaacgctcactcctgttcaatatttttccaggccacaggaggatatttttgaagttaacctacttttctccctcgcaggtcattttctcatgtttgtgtaattctataaacttctagaatttcagcatgtgttagaaatatttaattgattcgggtctgtaatataaattgttatgtagacctgtaaaattattatatgcatgtttgatggactggatgagggagctgagctcccatttatctttaaattgatatgagtatgtggagggtgagctgagctccccaattgatgatatattttgtttacaggtcgagtgagtcaaaaactccccgttgaaaggtccactttatgggcgaactctgtccggttgatttcttgaaattaggcccaaatgggccttagagttgaattaatgaatagttaggcttactacgggcctcgggggctttaggctggcccaggtcctagtgccggtccggcccataagttgggttGTGACAATTATATTGAGTTGTTTTTGCCTATGCTCGGATGTATGCAATCAGTCAATAGATAAATGACACGTTATCTAAAATCAAGATGAAGTTTATTTAAAACTAAACATTTATCCACATGTTGCGtggatatttaatttttaaaattattaattgaatacataataaaaatatggtatttaaatttaaaaaaatattataaatataaaaaattttaaattttaagagcatatatatcttgtaaatatttgtaGAAACTTTTGTTTTGTCATCTTCACATACTTTCTTTACTATATAACTTTAAAAATGATGATGgagatttataattattttaaatttatactgGCTTTTTGCTATAAAAATTAGTAGAATTATTTTTTCCAAtagtaattttacatattatcaTTCATGAATATATATGCTTGTGACAATGGCTTTTTATAGCCTATTTATCTTCATATCATAACTCATTTTTATATTGTAGCCTTATCACATGACTTAGATTTATAATATTGTATATATGTTAtatgaaaaattagaaaattgaAAAGTGACATTAATAAGTGATTAGTGATCTAATGTCATCATAAATTTAATAAgaccaataaattttatttaatatatacgtATTAGTAATTaacaattaattataatatagctAAAATAGATAGAAATAAAGatacattaaaattaaattttatatatatatatatatatatattaattttatttaaatttttatattaagtatCAATAAACTAAAAAAATACATAATAATTAGTGATATCAATGTaggattgttaaaatttatttaatatacaaatattaattattattaatgacaaaaatttacattttatACAATTATAATTCGTAAATATTgatgtatattaattttatttaatttttatgttaattattgagAACCTGAAAAGTCACATATTAATTAGTGATAATAATAACtctgataaattttatttaaaaaacttATTCTCCTAAAAAGTCATATATTAATTAGTAACAATAATAagactaataaattttatttaatatatacatattaatgttattaataataaaaatgtaaaattttttttgtttacttattattattatcatcattgttattatataatattaattattattaatgataaaaatgtGCATATTTTTgcagttttaatttataaatatagaaatatgttaattttatttaaatttttatgttaattattaagAGACTAAAAAGTCATATATCAATTAGCAGTAATAAATACAACTAATAaattttgttatatatatatatatatatagttaataaaaatatacatatttattattattattattattgaattttatttaaaaccataaattaattttattggcATATTCTTTAATTTATTGGTTAATTATATAATGatatttctttcattattataGCAAAACCAATCTTTATATATACAACTATTGGTATTCTTTTAAAGGTTAAGAATATCATATGCAAATAATCAAGTATTTATGATTCATGAATTAAAATGACACTCATAATATAAAGGTAAAACATAAATGTtcttaaaaattaagatattataTGTTGAGGGTACACATatgaattaataattataaacatGAATAAGAAGAGTAGTTTCCTTAGATCCATAAATAAGAATAATttcaaagaagaaaaaaagaaaacataTATAAGAAACAAACAAATAGTatccaattatatatatatatatatatatatatatatatatatatatatatatagttgtcaTTTCTTTTTAAATTAGGCATCACTGAAATAGAGGCATTCTTCATGTATCCAATTAGGACTATAATTAACTCACCTGATGTTGCGTGAGTCTCATCCTGCTAAGTTGCTTATTTCCATCAAGGCACGCCGCCATCCTTccaaaattttttcttcttttttatgCTTACTAAATGCCTCTCCAAAATTCCCTCTTAGCTCTTGAACATCAGTCGGATCTACACGATAAAATAATGGAACGACTATTTGTCCAGATGTTTTAATGCATTGAAATATCTTCACAAGCTCATCCAAGTGACATGGGGAATCTGCATAATTTTTAGAGAAAACCACTACTGAAACGTATGAATCTTCAATTGTTTCCAGTAGAGAACGTGGGATCTCTTCTCCTTTTTCAAGGTTTTTATCCAAGAAGGCATTGATTTGTTTTCCCGACAAAGCTGTCAAGATAAAGGAGGGAAAAAGGCGATGGATATCTTTGCCTCTAAAACTAATGAAAGCATCCCATTTCTTCAACTGATCGGAGGAGTAGAAGAAGTAGAAGCCATGGTAGAAGGCTGTTGTCGCACCCAAGTTCTACTGAACATGACCAATATAACTATAATCAAAATTTCTATATTTCTTTGATAAATTAGCTATTtgaactaataataataataataatataataataataataataatatattattattattattattattattattgaaaacaagaaaataaagttatttACTTTGCACCACACTCAAAAGCTACCTATGTACCAGGTCCATGTAGCTCTAAAAACAAAACTTTTGACATGCATAAATTTTGtgtcataaaaattttaattaaaaaaatacataaataaataagataacaaTTTAGCATAAATTGACAtttctcaataataataataataataataataataataataataataataataacaattgcTCCAATGAGCACCACAAAGCAACAACATGAATAACATGAATACAATTTAAAAGTCAAAGCCTGTCAAGGGCCTgtacaataaataattttattcacaCTCTCTTCATTAATGTCCACTTCAAATCCAACAACTAAGTTAAATAGAATTCAAGAACTCAAGTATCAATTACCATTTTCATTAAATTTCTTAAATTCCTAAACTTTACCATTTAAACTTTGATTTAACATATCAAATATCATTTTTACCATTTAAACTTTGATTTAACATATCAAATATAATTGTTTCTTCTCAATAAAATCAACAAATGCAGTATACTTTATTTTTCAGTTTCATATTTACAAAGTTTCATACTTTAAAAAATTTACTTCTATCTAGTAGTAACTAATCTCATTTCCACAAGTCAATTATATAGTTTCAATTGAGAAATTTAGAATAACTATAGACATAATATGAAGCCCATTAACTCAATATTTCGACAAGCAAAATTTATAAAAGCTAAatatagatttatcatcaattctcAACCAAcctttttcaattaattaaaatttcccATTTCTTCCAAGTATTTATGCCTTAAAAAGCAAGAGAAAAATCCAAATTATTCATTTTCATTCACATGCTTATAAACTCAAATATATTCAATAACATACTTTCCTTCCTGCATTAGTCCAGTAatttaaactttaacaaagccatTTAAACCCAACTTATAAACTCACTCAAGTGAAAATTTCAATTGAATCTTACCCATTTACTAAAATTCGCTAAAAAAAACTCATCTATATCTATTTTAACATACATTAAATtctcataaaaaattaataaatatataaaaattccaATTTCTATACCAACATGTTTTACATAATGTGCATACACCAATAATAAACTTTttccctttaaaaaaaaaaactcattattATGTAAACTATTctcacaaataataataataataataattcataaaaatttaccaataaaaaaaatctatttttaTGCATTTCTAGTATTCAAACATCCAAAAGCATATTTTTGAACTGATTAAACTTCAATAAAactaaaaaaatacaaaataagctaataaacttcaaaaattcataaaaaatcgTGTGTACCTTATCTGAGAATGATCCAAGAATTAAGAATGCTCATAAATATCTACATGATCtaaaaaaaatgttaaaattaaaatttttgcttGAAATCTACTCTCTCTCTAACCAAAACTATTTGTTTCTCTCTCTAAAACTTACAATCTCTCACCATAACCTCTCATTTTCTACCCAAAATTTGGTTGATTCTCCATGCAAATGAAGTTCAGAACTTCcgtttttccctttcttttcctcttattctttccttctctcttggttttctttcttcttcttttctctcctTTCCCTTCGCCTTTCCCGTTTTTCTTGTCTCTGCTGGAGACTAGAAAAATCCAGCCCATGTGCTGGAAATGAGTGATGATGAGCCTGCCAAGTGTTAATCAATTCACTATTTGATCGTTTAACTTTGAAAATTACAATTTTACCCCAAAAACTAGAAAAATGTtacttttaaataaaaattttcaaatcaaaacacttttaaataaaaattttattaaagataATATATAAACAtcctttaaattattaaataccaaataaatttaatcatgtatattttatattacatttcattaattacacaAAGTCATCATACGTTTGAAATTCCACAAATAAAAGAGTCACACCATGTGAAATAATTCATTTTATCAACAACATCTCTCTACAGGACCAACCTACGTGCAGGTAATagtaaaagtttaatttaatttatttttaattttttatttaaattaagataaaaatttcaatttaactcaaaaataaaaatttattggctaaatttttattttttgtattaaataaaaaataaataagttcttattttttaataaatttcttattttattgattaaaaaaatcaagaaattcaatttcttgatttttttttattttttgattaaattgagtttaaattaaaatttttgaattaatttaaattaaacattaaaaataattaaattattttttttaataaatacaaGCAGTATAATGCAAAAGAAACAAATTTTTTTCTACATAATGGTCCCTACTCtattttgttatatatatatgacTTTTTTGTTTTACTGAATATATATATGCCATCTAATTCCGAGTctgaaaaaatttaattatagaaTGTATGGTttcaatattataaaatatatttttttaatattaattgaataaatttaatatttattaatttaatttttatgtttaataaaatttatttggcttataattatattatattcatataaaataaaatttttaagcttaatatttttttatttatgtgtaaattttatatttgttaaatttaattttaaaattgaaattacaataaattcattaatatataaaaatattattttgtataaaataaaaCTTAATTATTATTGCTGTATCTGACATAGCAGCATTTTGCATTTAaggtaaaaaattatatattattggaCCACTAAAATTTGAGATgaaaagttttaatttaataatattgaaatcatTTGAAAATTGTAAGACGTCAAATTTAAACCTTAatagagttaaataaataaatataaatgatAAAGAAAATTTAAACCTTAATAgagtttaaatattaaatattaggataaatataaaatatttatataattgtggtaaataaataaaaaaatttaatttgtcGTGTTCATCAACGAAGTTTGATAGTTTTTTAATAAGGatattttaatctaaaaatattatttaaattttataaaattcattttaaattctattaaagttaataaaaaataaattttaatcataaccatatcctaaaattgaattataagttttttttttttaaattaaacacataaaacataaaattaaattaaattttacaaaaattttgcgtCTGAAatgcaaatgaaaaaaaaaaaaagtacgaAGCCTTGCGATAGAAATGATgtagacttttttttttctttttttgtaagaCTTGAGTGCGATCTAACTAcagaataaagtaattattaagagagaatatattttttcaatattataaaatatattttttaaaatattttaacatttattaatttaatttttatgtttaataaaatttatttgttttataattatattatattcatataaaataaaaact includes:
- the LOC131172666 gene encoding disease resistance protein RPV1-like isoform X1; its protein translation is MAACLDGNKQLSRMRLTQHQLPGGLEFLPEELRYLYWDRYPLNYLPLKCCTKYLVELHMPRSNLTDLWNGDEALGNLKLLNLSNSLELTRVPDLSRFPNLEVLRLSECRSLIEIPSSIGELKCLKEINLMRCSKLHSIPQSICNLKSLTLLRMSDCLNVTELPENIGDLEFLETLDILDSGIKVIPSSINQLENLVSLKCEGCKGLTLPPLTGLSCLQDMELGNRGILDIPGSLGLLVSLRSLSLIENNFESIPASIKQLSLNCFTYLVARDSNVYQSFHHA
- the LOC131172666 gene encoding disease resistance protein TAO1-like isoform X2, translating into MAACLDGNKQLSRMRLTQHQLPGGLEFLPEELRYLYWDRYPLNYLPLKCCTKYLVELHMPRSNLTDLWNGDEALGNLKLLNLSNSLELTRVPDLSRFPNLEVLRLSECRSLIEIPSSIGELKCLKEINLMRCSKLHSIPQSICNLKSLTLLRMSDCLNVTELPENIGDLEFLETLDILDSGIKVYPVYRIWN